In Homo sapiens chromosome 11, GRCh38.p14 Primary Assembly, one DNA window encodes the following:
- the OR51S1 gene encoding olfactory receptor 51S1: MSTLPTQIAPNSSTSMAPTFLLVGMPGLSGAPSWWTLPLIAVYLLSALGNGTILWIIALQPALHRPMHFFLFLLSVSDIGLVTALMPTLLGIALAGAHTVPASACLLQMVFIHVFSVMESSVLLAMSIDRALAICRPLHYPALLTNGVISKISLAISFRCLGLHLPLPFLLAYMPYCLPQVLTHSYCLHPDVARLACPEAWGAAYSLFVVLSAMGLDPLLIFFSYGLIGKVLQGVESREDRWKAGQTCAAHLSAVLLFYIPMILLALINHPELPITQHTHTLLSYVHFLLPPLINPILYSVKMKEIRKRILNRLQPRKVGGAQ; this comes from the coding sequence ATGTCAACATTACCAACTCAGATAGCCCCCAATAGCAGCACTTCAATGGCCCCCACCTTCTTGCTGGTGGGCATGCCAGGCCTATCAGGTGCACCCTCCTGGTGGACATTGCCCCTCATTGCTGTCTACCTTCTCTCTGCACTGGGAAATGGCACCATCCTCTGGATCATTGCCCTGCAGCCCGCCCTGCACCGCCCAATgcacttcttcctcttcttgcttAGTGTGTCTGATATTGGATTGGTCACTGCCCTGATGCCCACACTGCTGGGCATCGCCCTTGCTGGTGCTCACActgtccctgcctcagcctgccttcTACAGATGGTTTTTATCCATGTCTTTTCTGTCATGGAGTCCTCTGTCTTGCTCGCCATGTCCATTGATCGGGCACTGGCCATCTGCCGACCTCTCCACTACCCAGCGCTCCTCACCAATGGTGTAATTagcaaaatcagcctggccattTCTTTTCGATGCCTGGGTCTCCATCTGCCCCTGCCATTCCTGCTGGCCTACATGCCCTACTGCCTCCCACAGGTCCTAACCCATTCTTATTGCTTGCATCCAGATGTGGCTCGTTTGGCCTGCCCAGAAGCTTGGGGTGCAGCCTACAGCCTATTTGTGGTTCTTTCAGCCATGGGTTTGGACCCCCTGCTTATTTTCTTCTCCTATGGCCTGATTGGCAAGGTGTTGCAAGGTGTGGAGTCCAGAGAGGATCGCTGGAAGGCTGGTCAAACCTGTGCTGCCCACCTCTCTGCAGTGCTCCTCTTCTATATCCCTATGATCCTCCTGGCACTGATTAACCATCCTGAGCTGCCAATCACTCAGCATACCCATACTCTTCTATCCTATGtccatttccttcttcctccatTGATAAACCCTATTCTCTATAGTGTCAAGATGAAGGAGATTAGAAAGAGAATACTCAACAGGTTGCAGCCCAGGAAGGTGGGTGGTGCTCAGTGA